In a single window of the Streptomyces sp. NBC_00285 genome:
- a CDS encoding alpha/beta fold hydrolase: protein MPTFSAYDGTELAYQVFGDGRPLVCLPGGPTDSAYLGDLGGLSAHRQLIRLDLRGTGRSSTPRDTTSYRCDRLVDDVEALREHLRLDRMDLLAHCAGANLAALYVSRHPENTDKLALITPSVRAVGLTITGDLRLETARLRRDETWFPDAFAALEAIVAGRATADSWKAVAPFSYGRWDKAAQAHQVAGDERMDPDVVAAYGAEGAFDPETTRAALARLTSPVLLLAGEADLGAPPTTMAEFANLFRNAELVVQPGAGHFPWLDDAARFVTATAAFLDAPSTFTGREG, encoded by the coding sequence ATGCCCACCTTCTCCGCGTATGACGGGACCGAGCTCGCCTACCAGGTGTTCGGAGACGGCCGTCCGCTGGTCTGCCTGCCCGGCGGCCCGACGGATTCCGCATACCTCGGTGACCTCGGCGGCCTTTCCGCACACCGGCAGTTGATCAGGCTGGATCTCCGCGGCACCGGCCGGTCCTCCACACCGCGGGACACCACCTCCTACCGCTGCGACCGACTCGTCGACGACGTGGAGGCCCTGCGTGAACACCTTCGCCTCGACCGGATGGACCTGCTCGCGCATTGCGCCGGCGCCAACCTGGCCGCGCTCTACGTGAGCCGTCACCCGGAGAACACCGACAAGCTCGCGCTGATCACCCCGAGCGTCAGGGCCGTCGGCCTCACGATCACGGGGGACCTGCGGCTTGAGACGGCGCGACTCCGCCGGGACGAAACGTGGTTCCCGGATGCGTTCGCGGCCTTGGAGGCGATCGTGGCGGGCAGAGCCACCGCCGACAGCTGGAAGGCGGTCGCACCGTTCTCCTACGGCCGCTGGGACAAGGCGGCTCAGGCGCACCAGGTCGCCGGGGACGAGCGGATGGACCCGGACGTGGTCGCTGCCTACGGCGCCGAGGGTGCCTTCGACCCGGAGACCACCCGCGCCGCACTCGCCCGGCTCACCTCGCCGGTCCTCCTCCTGGCCGGTGAAGCCGACCTGGGAGCCCCTCCCACCACCATGGCCGAGTTCGCGAACCTCTTCCGGAACGCCGAACTCGTCGTCCAGCCCGGCGCCGGACACTTCCCCTGGCTCGACGACGCCGCCCGCTTCGTGACGGCCACCGCAGCGTTCCTGGACGCCCCGAGCACCTTCACCGGCCGGGAGGGCTGA
- a CDS encoding class I SAM-dependent methyltransferase, whose protein sequence is MPNPDSQIPYWNAAATTKTFTHPLHLPWLNGLDRRAAILDYGCGYGRVMSDLARHGFDNLTGVDTSPEMISRARREHPTLCFTTPADLPSSPGSFDVALLFAVLTCVPADEAQHHLITDLHRLLRPGGTLYISDLLLQSDDRNRRRYDRDADVHGTYGVFRTNDGATCRHHSRERLSALLADFEITESRTLTVPTMNGHAVTGIQILAHKPAN, encoded by the coding sequence ATGCCCAACCCGGACAGCCAGATCCCCTACTGGAACGCCGCCGCGACCACGAAGACCTTCACCCATCCCCTCCACCTGCCCTGGCTGAACGGTCTCGACAGACGCGCCGCGATCCTCGACTACGGCTGCGGATACGGCCGTGTCATGTCCGACCTCGCACGGCACGGCTTCGACAACCTCACCGGTGTGGACACCTCGCCGGAAATGATCAGCAGGGCCCGCCGCGAACACCCCACCCTGTGCTTCACGACCCCCGCCGATCTCCCCAGTTCACCGGGATCCTTCGACGTGGCCCTGCTCTTCGCCGTACTGACCTGCGTCCCCGCCGACGAAGCCCAACACCACCTGATCACCGACCTGCACCGCCTCCTGCGCCCGGGCGGCACCCTCTACATCAGCGACCTGCTCCTCCAGTCCGACGACCGCAACCGCCGTCGCTACGACCGCGACGCCGACGTCCATGGCACCTACGGCGTGTTCAGAACGAACGACGGGGCGACCTGCCGCCACCACTCCCGCGAACGGCTCTCCGCCCTGCTCGCCGACTTCGAGATCACCGAAAGCCGCACCCTCACGGTGCCGACGATGAACGGGCACGCGGTGACGGGAATCCAGATCCTCGCCCACAAGCCCGCGAACTGA
- a CDS encoding BtrH N-terminal domain-containing protein — MSTVEGVDARGMRHCETTALGVLLRHQGVDLSEPMLFGLGAGLSFVYWDSKSMGFPFLGGRVRPFELTRNLAGTLGLDLRVQETASPRKGWANVVAAVDAGRPVGLQLDSYHLDYFGSKVHFGGHVVALYGYDDRNAYLVDTEHQGGAVSVGLEGLAQARAARGPMTARHRSFTLTVPEGLPAPESRIVSAITGCADAFLNPPIANLGHRGIDKAGRLVRAWLRRTDDPRRDLPQAALLMEKAGTGGALFRNLYRDFLAECAQSLDSDHLRNGHRLYAEAAVLWTEVAALITRAGESGEEQYLVRAGTTLCDLSRVEREAMQALSRLGSEGC; from the coding sequence GTGAGCACAGTAGAGGGCGTCGACGCCCGCGGTATGCGGCACTGTGAGACGACCGCTCTCGGGGTGCTGTTGCGGCATCAGGGAGTTGATCTGTCCGAGCCCATGCTGTTCGGTCTCGGTGCTGGGCTGTCCTTCGTCTACTGGGACAGCAAGAGCATGGGCTTTCCCTTTCTCGGAGGGCGGGTCAGGCCGTTCGAACTCACCCGGAATCTGGCCGGCACCCTTGGACTGGATCTTCGGGTGCAGGAGACCGCCTCTCCTCGGAAGGGGTGGGCGAACGTGGTGGCCGCCGTCGACGCCGGGCGTCCCGTGGGGCTGCAGCTCGACAGTTACCACCTGGACTACTTCGGGTCGAAGGTGCACTTCGGCGGTCATGTCGTCGCCCTGTACGGGTACGACGACCGCAACGCCTACCTCGTGGACACCGAGCACCAGGGGGGTGCGGTTTCCGTCGGTCTGGAGGGGCTCGCTCAGGCCAGGGCCGCGCGGGGGCCGATGACCGCCCGGCACCGGTCCTTCACGCTCACCGTTCCCGAGGGACTGCCCGCGCCGGAGAGCCGGATCGTGTCCGCGATCACCGGCTGCGCCGACGCGTTCCTCAACCCGCCCATCGCCAACCTGGGGCACCGTGGCATCGACAAGGCCGGCAGGTTGGTACGGGCATGGCTGCGGCGGACCGACGACCCGCGGCGGGATCTGCCGCAGGCCGCGCTCCTGATGGAGAAGGCCGGTACCGGTGGCGCCCTGTTCCGCAACCTCTACCGCGACTTCCTCGCCGAATGCGCCCAGTCCCTCGACAGCGACCACCTGCGCAACGGTCACCGGCTGTACGCCGAGGCGGCCGTCCTGTGGACGGAGGTCGCCGCGTTGATCACGCGGGCCGGAGAGTCGGGCGAGGAGCAGTACCTCGTCCGGGCAGGGACGACGCTCTGTGATCTGTCGCGTGTCGAGCGCGAGGCCATGCAGGCGTTGAGTCGGCTGGGGAGCGAGGGCTGCTGA
- a CDS encoding zinc-ribbon domain-containing protein translates to MFILFGTKGYLYQLAILTLVCGQCGNPAAHTLRKRVTKFTLFFVPLFPISTKYATQCTFCGAEHKVNAQDAEQLQAQAAAGASPGGQVHGQAPQQPHQH, encoded by the coding sequence ATGTTCATCCTCTTTGGCACCAAGGGGTACCTGTACCAGCTCGCGATACTCACACTCGTGTGTGGGCAGTGCGGGAACCCGGCCGCGCACACGCTGCGCAAGCGGGTCACGAAGTTCACGCTGTTCTTCGTGCCGCTGTTTCCCATCTCCACCAAGTACGCGACGCAGTGCACCTTCTGCGGTGCGGAGCACAAGGTGAACGCCCAGGATGCGGAGCAGTTGCAGGCGCAGGCCGCGGCCGGTGCCTCGCCCGGGGGTCAGGTGCACGGGCAGGCCCCGCAGCAGCCGCACCAGCACTGA
- a CDS encoding SAM-dependent methyltransferase, translating to MRENGFRAEEIDTSKPHPARIYDYLLGGKDNYEVDREAGERLVAVAPEARIGVRANRAFLRRAVRHVVGTGVRQILDIGTGLPTSPNVHETALEVAPDIRVAYVDNDPIVNTHAGALLSADGTTGIALADLRDPRAILDDPDVRRVIDFDEPVALLLVAVVHFLTEADKPEEIIGTLRDALAPGSHLILSHATGDFAERGDAAAVYAKATATMNLRTRTEIERFFDGFELIEPGVAQVPFWRPDATPPPRSEEIGFYGGVARKLG from the coding sequence GTGAGAGAGAACGGCTTCCGTGCCGAGGAGATCGACACCAGCAAGCCGCACCCCGCACGGATCTACGACTACCTCCTGGGCGGCAAGGACAACTACGAGGTCGACCGCGAGGCCGGCGAGCGGCTCGTCGCGGTGGCCCCGGAGGCGCGGATCGGCGTACGGGCCAACCGGGCCTTCCTGCGCCGGGCCGTCCGCCACGTCGTGGGCACCGGTGTCCGCCAGATCCTGGACATCGGTACCGGCCTGCCCACCTCACCGAACGTCCACGAGACGGCACTTGAGGTGGCACCGGACATCCGCGTCGCCTACGTCGACAACGACCCGATCGTGAACACCCACGCCGGCGCACTGCTCAGCGCGGACGGCACGACCGGCATCGCCCTGGCCGACCTGCGCGACCCGCGGGCGATCCTGGACGACCCCGACGTCCGCAGGGTGATCGACTTCGACGAGCCGGTGGCCCTGCTCCTGGTCGCGGTGGTCCACTTCCTCACGGAGGCGGACAAGCCGGAGGAGATCATCGGAACCCTGCGCGACGCCCTCGCGCCCGGCAGCCACCTGATTCTCTCCCACGCCACGGGCGACTTCGCGGAACGCGGCGACGCGGCGGCGGTCTACGCCAAGGCGACCGCCACCATGAACCTCCGTACCCGTACCGAGATCGAGCGCTTCTTCGACGGCTTCGAGCTGATCGAACCGGGCGTGGCCCAGGTCCCGTTCTGGCGCCCGGACGCGACCCCGCCGCCCCGCTCCGAGGAGATCGGCTTCTACGGCGGGGTGGCCCGCAAACTCGGCTGA